Below is a window of Vibrio sp. SS-MA-C1-2 DNA.
GAACAAATCACTGCCTTCCATCTAGCCGGTGATCTAATTGGTTTTGATGCGATTACTAATATGAAACACCCTAGCTTTGCTCAAGCATTGGAAACATCAATGGTATGTGAAATTCCATTTGATACCCTTGATGATCTTTCAGGAAAAATGCCTAAACTTCGTCAACAAGTTATGCGTTTAATGAGTAGCGAGATTAAAGGTGATCAAGATATGATTCTCCTTCTTTCAAAGAAGAATGCAGAAGAACGTCTTGCCGCTTTTATTCATAATCTATCAACTCGTTTCTCACAACGTGGCTTCTCACCTAAAGAGTTTCGTTTAACGATGACCCGTGGTGATATCGGTAACTACTTAGGCTTAACCGTTGAAACTATCAGCCGCCTACTTGGCCGTTTCCAGAAAGCTGAAATTTTAAGTGTTAAAGGGAAATACATTACCATCCTTGATAGCCATGAACTTGCTGTTCTTGCTGGTATCAGTAAAAGTGATAAATAGCATTAACTTCCAATAGCACGATTCATATTTGATACAGCGAAGCTTGCGCTGTATCAAATTATTCAATTTATTCCTTAATTACCATTCAAATTTCCTTTTTTTACGCTACTTTATATATAGATGTTAAAAATATGTAGGGGTAAATTTATGGATAAATATTCAAATATTTTGGTTGTTGCAAATACGAACCACGAATCTCAACCTGCACTGTCGCGCGCGGCCTACCTTGCCAAAAAACAAGAAAATGTCTCTATCACCCTCTTTCTCGCCATCTATGATTTCTCTTATGAAATGACCTCGATGCTCTCGTCTGATGAAAGAGATGCTATGAGAAAAGGAATGATCCAGCAACAAAAAAGTTTGTTGGCTGAATATTGCGAATCCTATCCAGAATTAAATATAGATATTCATGTTATTTGGCATAATCGTCACTATGAAGCGATTATTGATTATGTTCATGATAAGAATATAGACTTAGTAATGAAAGCGAGTCGACATCATGACATTCT
It encodes the following:
- a CDS encoding FNR family transcription factor gives rise to the protein MTSDKIITKRIQAGGCAIHCQDCSISQLCIPFTLTEPELDQLDQIIERKKPIQKGQELFKAGKELKSLYAIRSGTIKSYTITEQGDEQITAFHLAGDLIGFDAITNMKHPSFAQALETSMVCEIPFDTLDDLSGKMPKLRQQVMRLMSSEIKGDQDMILLLSKKNAEERLAAFIHNLSTRFSQRGFSPKEFRLTMTRGDIGNYLGLTVETISRLLGRFQKAEILSVKGKYITILDSHELAVLAGISKSDK